One part of the Engraulis encrasicolus isolate BLACKSEA-1 chromosome 17, IST_EnEncr_1.0, whole genome shotgun sequence genome encodes these proteins:
- the LOC134466971 gene encoding solute carrier family 2, facilitated glucose transporter member 9-like yields the protein MTLPLLPESPRYLLFVKGDAQASEQAMQRLWGGGMDHSGELSDMRAEAAALKGVLRRGVLDLFRDRSLRWQLLTVICLITCLQFCGINAVYLYSFAVFRESGVPPHQLRYASLGTGLCELTTGVLSALIIERTGKKVLLLRGYFGMATTLAVLTVTLYLQTILWWMSYCSMILVFLFIIFFASGPAGITAPLAGEVFNHSFKAAGFTISTCINWTCLFLIAMLFPLVVKHTDYLCFLFFLCFSLATGLFVHFNVPETRNLTALEIAEAYRKMHSKQRPHPEDNSHTPAPEDNSHTPAPEDNSHRPATEQDNNHIPVSEDNNTPASVDKHIHVAWIKTELVHLGKNQFVHATRL from the exons ATGACGCTACCTCTCCTGCCAGAGTCGCCCCGATACCTGCTCTTCGTTAAAGGGGACGCACAAGCCAGTGaacagg CCATGCAGCGTTTGTGGGGTGGTGGTATGGACCACAGTGGGGAGCTGTCGGACATGCGTGCAGAGGCGGCGGCCTTGAAGGGGGTGCTGAGAAGAGGGGTCCTGGATCTCTTCAGAGACCGCTCACTACGCTGGCAACTCCTCACTGTCATATGCCTCATCACATGCTTACAATTCTGTGGGATCAAtgcc gtgtaTCTGTACTCGTTCGCTGTTTTCAGAGAGTCCGGTGTTCCTCCACATCAGCTGCGCTACGCATCTTTGGGCACGGGCCTGTGTGAGCTCACCACTGGCGTCCTTTCG gcatTGATAATTGAGCGCACAGGCAAGAAGGTGCTTCTGCTACGAGGATACTTCGGGATGGCCACAACCCTGGCAGTACTCACTGTTACTCTATACCttcag accatCTTATGGTGGATGTCCTACTGCAGTATGATCCTCGTCtttctcttcatcatcttcttcgcCAGTGGAccag CCGGCATCACCGCGCCCCTTGCTGGTGAGGTCTTCAATCACTCCTTCAAGGCAGCTGGCTTCACCATCAGCACCTGTATCAACTGGACATGCCTCTTCCTCATCGCCATGCTATTCCCTCTCGTAGtg aaGCACACAGACTACCTGTGTTTCCTGTTCTTCCTGTGTTTCTCTCTGGCCACCGGCCTCTTCGTGCACTTCAACGTTCCGGAGACCCGGAACCTGACTGCCCTGGAGATCGCCGAAGCGTACCGGAAGATGCACAGCAAACAAAGACCCCACCCAGAGGACAACAGCCACACACCCGCCCCAGAGGACAACAGCCACACACCCGCCCCAGAGGACAACAGCCACAGACCTGCCACAGAACAGGACAACAATCACATACCTGTTTCAGAGGACAACAACACGCCAGCATCAGTGGACAAACATATTCATGTGGCGTGGATCAAAACAGAACTGGTGCACTTGGGAAAAAATCAGTTTGTCCACGCCACCAGACTCTGA